The genomic DNA GGTAGTGGACTTTGACCGGCGCTGGGACATCATGCGCAATCACACCGCCACCCATTTGTTGCACTGCGAATTGCGTTACGTGCTGGGCGACCACGTGCGGCAGGCCGGGTCCCTCGTCGCGCCCGACCGTCTGCGCTTCGACTTCACTCATCACAGCATGGTGACTCAGGATGAGATGAACGCGATCAGCCGCAACGTGAACGACGCCATCCTGGCGAATTTTGAAGTACAAATTGCGTTCAAGGCTCGCGAGGAGGCGATTGGCGAAGGCGCGATGGCGCTCTTTGGCGAGAAGTACGGCGACGTGGTGCGGACGATCAAGATCGGCGAGCCGGAAGCGTTCTCTTACGAGTTGTGCGGCGGCACCCACGTCCCCGAAACCGCCGACATCGGCCCGTTCATCATCACCAGCGAAGGCTCGGTCGGGGCCGGCTTGCGGCGGGTCGAGGCCGTGACCGGTCGGGCGGCGCAGGAGATCATCCAGCGGCGGCTGGCCGTGCTCGATAAAATGGCGGCTTACATCGGCGTGACCCCGGACGAGGTGGATCGCAAGTTGCTGAACCTGATGGACGATTTGCAGAACGCGAAGAAAGAGATCGAACGTCTGGGGCGCGAGTCGGCTCAACACAACTTTGACAAACTGCTGTCGCAAGTGAAAGAGGTGAAAGGTGTGCCGGTGCTGACTGCCAACATCAACGGCGTGAGCGCCGACACTTTGCGCGAGATGACCGACTGGTTCCGCCAGAAAGTGCCGAGCGGCGTGGCCGCCCTGGGCGTGGTGAGCGACGGCAAGCCGACGCTGATCGTGGCCGTGACCGACGATCTGGTGAAGCGCGGGCTGGACGCCAACAAGATCGTCAAGACGATTGCTAAAGCGGTAGGCGGCGGCGGCGGCGGCAAGGCCACGCTGGCCCAGGCCGGCGGCAAAGACCCGTCACGTCTGGCTGAAGCCCTGGCGCAAGTGCCAGACTTGGTGGCAAGCGCCTTGAGTCAATAACTGAAAGAGCTTCACGGCAACGATAAACCCAACAGGAAATCAAAACCTTTAGCCACGAATTACGCGAATTGGCGCGAATTGAACTTATTCGCGAAATTAGCGAAATTCGCGGCTTGATTTTTTTCGCCAGTATGTCCCCTTCCCGAAACCTCACTGTCCTCACCCTCTCGGTCATCATCCTCTCGCTCGGCCAGAACATGTGGTTTGGCTTCGCGCCGGAGTTCCTGCGGGCGCTGGGCGCGGGCGCGCTCGTCATCGGCGCGTTCAGCAGTTTGCAAACCTTCTTTGAGGCGCTCTATCAGTTTCCTGGCGGATGGATGACGGATCGCTTCGGCCTGCGCCGGGCGCTGGTGACGGCCAACGTGGCCGCCGCTGTTGGCTATTTCATCTATCTGATCAGCCCCAACTTCTCGATTGTGTTTCTCGGCCTGCCGTTTGTGATGGTCTGGCCGGCGTTTGTGGTTCCGGCCACCACCGGCCTGCTGGCCGAGACGGCGGCCCCGCAAGCCTCGCGCCGCGCCTTCAACTTTGCCGCTCAGGAAGTGATCACTCGCCTGCCTCTGCTGATCGCGCCTGTGGCCGGTGGTTTGCTCATCACGTTGTTGAGCGATGTGCAGGCTGGAGTCAGAGTCGGGCTGGGGATCACGCTGGCGGCGGCGATGTTGACTCTGTTTCTTCAAGGCGCTGGCTATCAGTCAAACACAAAGTTGTCTGAGGCGAAAAGCATCTTTGGCATCTGGCAGGAGATGGACGGCGGCCTCAAGCGTCTGCTGGCCAGCGAAATTCTGGTGCGCTACGCCGAAGTTCTGCCGCGCGCCCTGCTGGTGTTGTATGCCATTCAAATTTTGAATGCGCCGTACTGGGGCTTTGGGTTGTTGTTGGCCGTCGAGGCTGGCGTCGCCATTCTGGTTCGCGGGCCGTTGGCGAAGCTAGTGGATGCGGCGGGCTACAAGCAACTTCTGCTGATGTCGTTTCTGGCAACCGCCCTCTTCCCGATCACAATTGTGTTTGCGCCGAGTTGGCTGTGGCTGTTCGCCGGCTACGTCATTTCGGGTTTGAAAGCGGCCGGCAATCCGATCCGCAGTGCGTTGATTTCCGACTTGGTGAACCCGGCGCGAAGCGGCCAGCACGTGGGTCTGTACGAGTCACTGGTAAACCTGGCCGTTCTGCCCGCCGGTTTCATTGGTGGCCTGCTGTGGATCGCGCGGCCAGTTCTGCCGTTTTGGCTGGCGTTGGCGACCGGCCTGATCGGATGCGTTCTGTTTGCGCGGTTGGGGCCGGGCGATAAGCCAAACTTGCAGTGACGGTTTCACCCAGAATTTCTCGGTTTCGCGTAACAACCAAATCTGCTATAACTCTGACTCAACACTCTAACTTTTGGAGACCCTCATGCCCCAATTCGCCGCCGCCGTTGATCAGGGCACAACCAGCACTCGCTTCATGATCTTCGACCACGCCGGGAACGTCGCCGCCATTCATCAAAAGGAACACGAGCAACTTTATCCCAAGCCCGGCTGGGTGGAACACAACCCGCTCGAAATTTGGGCGCGGACACAGGAAGTGATCGCCGGGGCGCTGGCTAAAGGCAATATTAATCCTAAAGACATCGCCGCCGTCGGCGTCACCAACCAGCGCGAGACGACGGTGGTGTGGGACAAGGCCAGCGGTCAGCCGGTCTACAACGCCATCGTCTGGCAGGACACGCGCACTGCCGACATCTGCAACAGGCTGGCGAAGGATGGCGGCCAGAATCGTTTTCGCCGCAAAGTCGGCCTGCCCATGGCCACTTATTTCTCCGGCCCGAAGATCAAATGGATTCTCGACAACGTGCCGGGCGCGAAGGTCCGCGCTCGCAAAGGCGAAATTTTGTTTGGCAACATGGACACATGGGTGATCTGGAATCTCACCGGCGGCCCGAACGGCGGCGTCCACATCACCGACGTTTCCAACGCCAGCCGCACGATGCTGATGAATTTGAAGACGCTCGACTGGGATGACGAGATTCTAAGAATCATGGGCGTGCCGCGCGCGATGTTGCCGGCGATCAAAGCCTCCAGCGAAGTCTACGGTCAAGCCGTCGGCGCGTTGGGCGGCGCGCCGGTGGCAGGCGACCTGGGCGATCAACAAGCCGCCCTCTTCGGCCAGACCTGCTTTTCGCCCGGCGAGGCGAAGAATACTTATGGCACCGGCTGTTTCATGTTGCTCAACACCGGCCACACGCCGGTGCAATCCAAAAACGGCTTGCTGACCACGCTCGGTTACAAAATTGGAAACGAGAAGCCGGTCTACGCCCTCGAAGGCTCGATTGCCATCACCGGCGCGCTGGTGCAATGGTTGCGCGACAATCTCGGCCTGATCGAAAAATCGGGCGACGTCGAATCGCTGGCCCGGACGGTGGACGACAACGGCGGCATCTATTTCGTCCCGGCCTTCTCCGGCCTCTACGCGCCGTACTGGAAGGACAGCGCACGCGGGGCCATCGTCGGCCTGACGCGCTACGTGAACAAGGGCCACCTGGCCCGCGCCGCGCTCGAAGCGACGGCCTATCAGACTCGCGAAGTGCTGGATGCGATGAACAAAGATTCGGGAGTCAAACTCAAGGCTCTCAAAGTGGATGGCGGCATGGTCTTCAACGACACTCTCATGCAGTTTCAAGCCGACGTGCTCGGCGTGCCCGTCATCCGCCCCAAAGTGGCCGAGACTACCTCGCTTGGCGCGGCCTACGCCGCCGGGCTGGCCGTCGGCTTCTGGGGCAAAGTGGAA from Chloroflexota bacterium includes the following:
- a CDS encoding MFS transporter; this encodes MSPSRNLTVLTLSVIILSLGQNMWFGFAPEFLRALGAGALVIGAFSSLQTFFEALYQFPGGWMTDRFGLRRALVTANVAAAVGYFIYLISPNFSIVFLGLPFVMVWPAFVVPATTGLLAETAAPQASRRAFNFAAQEVITRLPLLIAPVAGGLLITLLSDVQAGVRVGLGITLAAAMLTLFLQGAGYQSNTKLSEAKSIFGIWQEMDGGLKRLLASEILVRYAEVLPRALLVLYAIQILNAPYWGFGLLLAVEAGVAILVRGPLAKLVDAAGYKQLLLMSFLATALFPITIVFAPSWLWLFAGYVISGLKAAGNPIRSALISDLVNPARSGQHVGLYESLVNLAVLPAGFIGGLLWIARPVLPFWLALATGLIGCVLFARLGPGDKPNLQ
- the glpK gene encoding glycerol kinase GlpK; this encodes MPQFAAAVDQGTTSTRFMIFDHAGNVAAIHQKEHEQLYPKPGWVEHNPLEIWARTQEVIAGALAKGNINPKDIAAVGVTNQRETTVVWDKASGQPVYNAIVWQDTRTADICNRLAKDGGQNRFRRKVGLPMATYFSGPKIKWILDNVPGAKVRARKGEILFGNMDTWVIWNLTGGPNGGVHITDVSNASRTMLMNLKTLDWDDEILRIMGVPRAMLPAIKASSEVYGQAVGALGGAPVAGDLGDQQAALFGQTCFSPGEAKNTYGTGCFMLLNTGHTPVQSKNGLLTTLGYKIGNEKPVYALEGSIAITGALVQWLRDNLGLIEKSGDVESLARTVDDNGGIYFVPAFSGLYAPYWKDSARGAIVGLTRYVNKGHLARAALEATAYQTREVLDAMNKDSGVKLKALKVDGGMVFNDTLMQFQADVLGVPVIRPKVAETTSLGAAYAAGLAVGFWGKVEDLRANWGKDKEWTPAMPAKSRKKLYAGWKKAVTRTFDWVE